From a single Streptomyces misionensis genomic region:
- a CDS encoding ATP-dependent helicase, with protein sequence MVSSAHRALDGFSPATRGWFTGAFSAPTAAQAGAWQAIQAGSDVLVVAPTGSGKTLAAFLAALDQLASTPPPADPRKRCRVLYVSPLKALAVDVERNLRSPLTGIRQESVRLGLPEPEIKVGIRSGDTPAAERRALSTRPPDILITTPESLFLMLTSATRDALTGVETVILDEVHAVAGTKRGAHLALSLERLDELLPKPARRIGLSATVRPVDEVARYLSPHRKVEIVQPESGKEFDLSVVVPVEDMGELGGSPATDAAEGGERPSIWPQVEERIADLVQSHRSTIVFANSRRLAERLCNRLNEIAYERATGEPLAEHHAPAQLMGGSGAAQGAPPVIARAHHGSVSKEQRALVEEDLKAGRLPAVVATSSLELGIDMGAVDLVVQVESPPSVASGLQRVGRAGHQVGAVSTGVVFPKYRGDLVQAAVVTERMRTGAIESLKVPANPLDVLAQQLVAMTALDTWQFDDLLAVVRRAAPFASLPESAFTAVLDMLAGRYPSDAFAELRPRVVWDRVAGTITGRPGAQRLAVTSGGIIPDRGLFGVFLAGSDPKKGGGRVGELDEEMVYESRVGDVFTLGTSSWRIEDITRDRVLVSPAPGVPGRLPFWKGDQLGRPLELGRAVGAFLREVGSLPKDDARLRLLTAGLDAWAADNVLSYLEEQREACGHVPDDRTIVVERFRDELGDWRVVVHSPFGAQVHAPWALALGARLSERYGMDAQVMHADDGIVLRLPDADLMSLDLLDHDPMRAGSEYDSEQAPVGAADVAFDKGEVDQVVTDQVGGSALFASRFRECAARALLLPRRNPGKRTPLWQQRQRAAQLLQVASEFGSFPIVLEAVRECLQDVFDVPGLAELMGDIESRKVRLVEVTTPEPSPFARSLLFGYVAQFLYEGDSPLAERRAAALSLDSRLLAELLGQAELRELLDADVLTELERELQWLTDDRRVKDVEGVADVLRLLGPLTEAELVARGADPHWVRELAGARRAIKVRISGADHWAAIEDAGRLRDALGTALPVGVPEAFTEPVKDPLGDLLARYARTHGPFTSATAADRFGLGVAITDGALQRLAASGRVVQGEFHPAGIGQEWCDATVLRRLRRRSLAALRHELEPVPPAALAQFLPQWQHIGKGHGLRGIDGLVRAVEQLQGASVPASALEKLVLPSRVAHYTPSMLDELTAAGEVVWAGAGALPGKDGWVCLYLADAAPLLLPPPHPLELTALHQSVLDALSGGYGLFFRQIADQVRATTHPDATDPQLADALWDLAWSGRLTNDTLAPMRALLGSGRTAGSTAHRAKRSVPRGRYGSLTAAARTASRTGPPTVAGRWSLLPVAEPDATVRAHALARTLLDRHGVVTRGAVAAEGVEGGFSAVYRVLSAFEESGQARRGYVVEGLGAAQFAMDGAVDRLRAVANARDRGEAALPAPAPPHGFTPADPDGFPGTDGDPHGHTPSGAEGGFAHPGPDDGFAWPPAGLPPTAPNEYVSSRDLPDPFSAPGYGGPRGGGATGYGAAPLGGYGEQRTRGRSPVPRAVVLAAADPANAYGAALPWPEPPTGAGHKPGRKAGSLVVLVEGELTLYMERGGKTLLAWPVAPDTAAADDPRLRTAAEALAEAARAGSLGTVTVERINGTPALTSPTGSLLEGAGFVATPRGLRLRA encoded by the coding sequence ATGGTCAGCTCAGCACATCGGGCCCTCGACGGCTTCTCCCCCGCGACCCGCGGCTGGTTCACGGGGGCGTTCTCCGCGCCCACCGCGGCCCAGGCGGGCGCGTGGCAGGCCATCCAGGCCGGCTCGGATGTGCTGGTGGTGGCGCCGACCGGCTCCGGCAAGACGCTGGCCGCATTCCTCGCCGCCCTGGACCAGCTGGCCTCGACCCCGCCCCCGGCCGACCCCAGGAAGCGCTGCCGGGTGCTGTACGTCTCACCGCTCAAGGCCCTCGCGGTCGACGTCGAGCGCAATCTGCGCAGCCCGCTGACCGGTATCCGCCAGGAGTCCGTCCGGCTGGGGCTGCCCGAGCCCGAGATCAAGGTCGGCATCCGCTCCGGCGACACCCCGGCCGCCGAGCGCCGCGCCCTGTCCACCCGCCCGCCGGACATCCTGATCACCACCCCCGAATCGCTCTTCCTGATGCTCACCTCGGCCACCCGCGACGCGCTCACGGGCGTGGAGACGGTGATCCTGGACGAGGTGCACGCGGTCGCGGGCACCAAGCGCGGCGCGCACCTCGCGCTCTCCCTGGAGCGCCTGGACGAACTGCTGCCGAAGCCCGCCCGGCGGATCGGCCTGTCGGCGACCGTGCGCCCGGTGGACGAGGTGGCGCGCTACCTCTCGCCGCACCGCAAGGTGGAGATCGTCCAGCCGGAGTCCGGCAAGGAGTTCGACCTCTCGGTGGTCGTCCCGGTCGAGGACATGGGCGAACTGGGCGGCTCCCCCGCCACCGACGCGGCCGAGGGCGGCGAGCGGCCGTCGATCTGGCCGCAGGTCGAGGAGCGGATCGCCGACCTGGTGCAGTCGCACCGCTCCACCATCGTCTTCGCCAACTCCCGGCGCCTGGCCGAGCGGCTGTGCAACCGGCTCAACGAGATCGCCTACGAGCGCGCGACCGGCGAGCCGCTGGCCGAGCACCACGCGCCGGCCCAGCTGATGGGCGGCTCGGGCGCGGCCCAGGGCGCACCCCCGGTGATCGCCCGCGCCCACCACGGCTCGGTGTCCAAGGAGCAGCGCGCGCTGGTCGAGGAGGACCTGAAGGCGGGCCGGCTGCCCGCGGTGGTCGCCACCTCCAGCCTGGAGCTGGGCATCGACATGGGCGCGGTCGATCTCGTCGTCCAGGTGGAGTCCCCGCCCTCGGTCGCCTCCGGGCTCCAGCGCGTGGGCCGCGCCGGGCACCAGGTGGGCGCCGTCTCCACCGGTGTGGTCTTCCCCAAGTACCGGGGCGACCTGGTACAGGCGGCGGTGGTCACCGAGCGGATGCGCACGGGCGCCATCGAGTCCCTGAAGGTGCCCGCGAACCCGCTGGACGTGCTCGCCCAGCAGCTCGTGGCGATGACGGCGCTGGACACCTGGCAGTTCGACGACCTGCTGGCCGTGGTGCGCCGCGCGGCTCCCTTCGCCTCCCTCCCCGAGTCGGCGTTCACGGCGGTCCTGGACATGCTCGCCGGGCGCTACCCGTCGGACGCGTTCGCCGAACTGCGCCCGCGGGTGGTGTGGGACCGGGTGGCCGGCACCATCACCGGCCGGCCCGGCGCCCAACGGCTGGCCGTCACCTCCGGCGGCATCATCCCGGACCGGGGCCTGTTCGGGGTCTTCCTCGCCGGCAGCGACCCCAAGAAGGGCGGCGGCCGGGTCGGCGAGCTGGACGAGGAGATGGTCTACGAGTCCCGTGTGGGCGACGTCTTCACACTGGGCACCAGCTCTTGGCGCATCGAGGACATCACCCGCGACCGGGTGCTGGTCTCGCCCGCGCCGGGCGTGCCGGGCCGGCTGCCGTTCTGGAAGGGCGACCAGCTGGGCCGCCCGCTCGAACTGGGCCGCGCGGTCGGCGCGTTCCTGCGCGAGGTCGGCTCGCTGCCCAAGGACGACGCCCGGCTGCGGCTGCTCACCGCGGGCCTGGACGCATGGGCGGCGGACAACGTGCTGTCCTACCTGGAGGAGCAGCGCGAGGCCTGCGGCCACGTCCCGGACGACCGCACGATCGTGGTGGAGCGCTTCCGTGACGAGCTGGGCGACTGGCGGGTGGTCGTCCACTCCCCCTTCGGCGCCCAGGTGCACGCGCCCTGGGCCCTCGCGCTCGGTGCCCGGCTGTCCGAGCGGTACGGCATGGACGCGCAGGTCATGCACGCCGACGACGGCATCGTGCTGCGCCTGCCCGACGCCGATCTGATGAGCCTGGACCTGCTCGACCACGACCCCATGAGGGCGGGCAGCGAGTACGACAGCGAGCAGGCGCCCGTGGGCGCGGCGGACGTCGCCTTCGACAAGGGCGAGGTCGACCAGGTCGTCACCGACCAGGTCGGCGGCTCGGCCCTGTTCGCCTCCCGGTTCCGCGAGTGCGCCGCGCGCGCCCTGCTGCTACCGCGCCGCAACCCGGGCAAGCGCACCCCGCTGTGGCAGCAGCGCCAGCGGGCTGCCCAACTGCTCCAGGTGGCGAGCGAGTTCGGCTCGTTCCCGATCGTGCTGGAGGCCGTCCGCGAATGCCTCCAGGACGTCTTCGACGTCCCCGGGCTGGCCGAGCTGATGGGCGACATCGAGTCCCGCAAGGTGCGCCTGGTCGAGGTCACCACCCCGGAGCCGTCCCCGTTCGCCCGCTCCCTGCTGTTCGGTTACGTCGCCCAGTTCCTGTACGAGGGCGACTCCCCGCTGGCCGAGCGCCGGGCCGCCGCGTTGTCCCTGGACTCCCGGCTGCTGGCCGAGCTGCTGGGCCAGGCGGAGCTGCGCGAGCTGCTCGACGCCGATGTGCTGACCGAGCTGGAGCGCGAACTCCAGTGGCTGACCGACGACCGCCGGGTCAAGGACGTGGAGGGCGTCGCCGACGTGCTGCGGCTGCTCGGGCCGCTCACCGAGGCCGAGCTGGTCGCGCGCGGCGCCGATCCGCACTGGGTGCGGGAGCTGGCCGGGGCCCGCCGGGCGATCAAGGTCCGGATCTCCGGCGCCGACCACTGGGCGGCGATCGAGGACGCGGGCCGGCTGCGCGACGCGCTCGGCACCGCGCTGCCCGTCGGCGTCCCCGAGGCCTTCACCGAGCCGGTCAAGGACCCCCTGGGCGACCTCCTCGCGCGCTACGCCCGTACGCACGGCCCGTTCACCTCGGCCACCGCGGCCGACCGTTTCGGCCTGGGCGTGGCGATCACCGACGGCGCCCTCCAGCGGCTCGCCGCGAGCGGCCGGGTGGTGCAGGGCGAGTTCCATCCCGCGGGCATCGGCCAGGAGTGGTGTGACGCGACCGTGCTGCGGCGGCTGCGCCGCCGCTCCCTGGCGGCCCTGCGGCACGAGCTGGAACCCGTGCCGCCCGCCGCGCTCGCCCAGTTCCTGCCCCAGTGGCAGCACATCGGCAAGGGGCACGGCCTGCGGGGCATCGACGGACTGGTCCGCGCCGTCGAGCAGTTGCAGGGCGCCTCCGTGCCCGCCTCCGCGCTGGAGAAACTGGTCCTGCCGTCCCGCGTGGCCCACTACACCCCGTCGATGCTGGACGAGTTGACCGCGGCCGGCGAGGTGGTCTGGGCCGGCGCGGGCGCGCTGCCCGGCAAGGACGGCTGGGTCTGCCTCTATCTGGCGGACGCGGCACCGCTGTTGCTCCCGCCCCCGCACCCGCTGGAGCTGACCGCGCTCCACCAGTCCGTCCTGGACGCGCTGTCCGGCGGCTACGGCCTGTTCTTCCGGCAGATCGCCGACCAGGTCCGCGCCACCACCCACCCCGACGCCACGGACCCCCAACTCGCCGACGCCCTCTGGGACCTGGCCTGGTCGGGCCGGCTCACCAACGACACACTGGCGCCGATGCGCGCCCTGCTGGGCTCGGGCCGTACGGCGGGTTCGACCGCCCACCGCGCCAAGCGCTCCGTGCCGCGCGGGCGTTACGGCTCCCTGACGGCCGCCGCCCGCACCGCCTCCCGTACCGGCCCGCCGACCGTCGCGGGGCGTTGGTCGCTGCTGCCCGTCGCCGAGCCCGACGCCACCGTGCGCGCGCACGCGCTGGCCCGCACCCTGCTGGACCGACACGGCGTGGTGACCCGGGGAGCCGTCGCCGCGGAGGGCGTCGAGGGTGGCTTCTCGGCGGTCTACCGGGTGCTGTCCGCCTTCGAGGAGAGCGGCCAGGCCAGGCGCGGTTACGTGGTCGAGGGGCTGGGCGCGGCCCAGTTCGCCATGGACGGCGCGGTGGACCGGCTGCGCGCGGTGGCCAACGCCCGCGACCGGGGCGAGGCCGCGCTGCCCGCCCCGGCCCCGCCTCACGGCTTCACCCCCGCCGATCCGGACGGCTTCCCCGGTACCGACGGCGATCCCCACGGCCACACGCCGTCCGGCGCCGAGGGCGGCTTCGCCCACCCGGGTCCCGACGACGGCTTCGCCTGGCCCCCGGCCGGCCTCCCGCCCACCGCGCCCAATGAGTACGTCTCGTCCCGCGACCTCCCCGACCCCTTCTCCGCCCCCGGCTACGGCGGCCCCCGGGGCGGCGGGGCCACCGGTTACGGCGCGGCCCCGCTCGGGGGGTACGGCGAGCAGCGCACCCGGGGCCGTTCCCCCGTCCCGCGAGCCGTGGTGCTCGCCGCCGCCGACCCGGCGAACGCCTACGGCGCGGCCCTGCCCTGGCCCGAGCCGCCGACCGGGGCCGGGCACAAGCCGGGCCGCAAGGCGGGCTCCCTGGTCGTCCTGGTGGAGGGCGAGCTGACCCTGTACATGGAGCGCGGCGGCAAGACGCTCCTAGCCTGGCCCGTCGCCCCCGACACTGCGGCCGCGGACGACCCCCGGCTGCGCACGGCCGCCGAGGCCCTCGCCGAGGCCGCCCGCGCCGGCTCCCTCGGCACGGTCACGGTCGAGCGGATCAACGGCACCCCAGCCCTGACCTCCCCGACCGGCTCCCTCCTGGAAGGAGCGGGCTTCGTGGCCACGCCGCGCGGCCTGCGCCTGAGAGCGTGA
- a CDS encoding AraC family transcriptional regulator, translated as MAGTAGARHDRPPRERERQAVERARHWRYEELPGVDLLRARYVHKTFVRHTHENFVIAAIADGVEVFHHGGSDVSAGAGALALVNPDTPHTGRAGVPEGWRYGAVYPSPEVVAAIAAETTTLRGTPGFVSPVLDDPAAARLVHQVLRAAEQGNALAADTLLRIAVTRLLRLNGDPLPERRPRTAGAGIAARARAVLEEHMAGPPTLERLAADLGTSPFALLRAFRETYGMPPHTWLTDARVRRARLLLDEGVRPAEAAVAVGFTDQPHLNRHFARIVGVPPGAYQRERKNVQDRD; from the coding sequence ATGGCAGGAACGGCCGGAGCGCGGCATGACCGGCCGCCCCGCGAGCGGGAGCGGCAGGCGGTGGAGCGGGCGCGGCACTGGCGCTACGAGGAACTGCCCGGCGTGGACCTGCTGCGTGCTCGGTACGTCCACAAGACCTTCGTCCGGCACACCCACGAGAACTTCGTGATCGCCGCCATCGCCGACGGCGTCGAGGTGTTCCACCACGGCGGCTCCGACGTGTCCGCGGGCGCGGGGGCCCTCGCGCTGGTCAACCCGGACACCCCGCACACCGGCCGGGCCGGGGTGCCCGAGGGCTGGCGGTACGGCGCGGTCTACCCCTCGCCCGAGGTGGTGGCGGCGATAGCGGCGGAGACCACGACCCTGCGCGGCACCCCGGGCTTCGTCAGTCCCGTCCTCGACGACCCCGCCGCCGCCCGCCTCGTCCACCAGGTGCTGCGCGCCGCCGAGCAGGGCAACGCGCTGGCCGCCGACACCCTGCTGCGGATCGCTGTGACCCGGCTGCTGCGGCTGAACGGCGACCCGCTGCCCGAGCGGCGGCCGCGCACGGCAGGGGCCGGGATCGCGGCCCGCGCGCGTGCCGTGCTGGAGGAGCACATGGCCGGGCCGCCGACCTTGGAGCGGTTGGCCGCCGACCTCGGCACCAGCCCGTTCGCACTCCTGCGGGCATTTCGCGAGACCTACGGCATGCCGCCGCACACCTGGCTGACCGACGCCCGGGTGCGGCGCGCACGGCTGCTGCTGGACGAGGGGGTCCGGCCGGCCGAGGCGGCCGTCGCCGTCGGCTTCACCGACCAGCCGCACCTCAACCGGCACTTCGCCCGCATCGTCGGCGTCCCCCCGGGCGCCTACCAGCGCGAGCGCAAGAACGTACAAGACCGGGACTGA
- a CDS encoding AzlC family ABC transporter permease, whose translation MAQQTATVDISGGSAKPDAAVVRDALGVGIAVGLSGFAFGVTSAGSGLGLLQTCALSLLVFTGASQFALVGALAAGGNPYTAAAGAFFLGVRNAFYGLRLSQLLALPRAVRPLAAQWVIDETTAVTLAQPTRRAARIGFTVTGLALYVLWNLTTLLGALGAKAIGDTRAWGLDAAGPAVFLALLAPMLTTATERAVAGLAVLLGLGLLPVLPAGVPVLVAALAAPLALFVSGRRAGRGPGDAPEEAEAR comes from the coding sequence GTGGCACAGCAGACGGCAACAGTGGACATATCCGGCGGCTCGGCCAAGCCCGACGCCGCCGTCGTACGAGACGCCCTCGGCGTCGGCATCGCCGTGGGCCTGTCCGGGTTCGCCTTCGGGGTGACCTCGGCCGGCAGCGGACTAGGGCTCCTGCAGACCTGCGCGCTGAGCCTCCTGGTCTTCACCGGCGCCTCCCAGTTCGCCCTGGTCGGCGCCCTCGCCGCCGGAGGCAACCCCTACACCGCCGCGGCCGGGGCCTTCTTCCTGGGCGTCCGCAACGCCTTCTACGGGCTGCGCCTGTCCCAGTTGCTCGCGCTCCCGCGCGCGGTGCGGCCCCTCGCCGCCCAGTGGGTGATCGACGAGACCACGGCGGTCACCCTGGCGCAGCCCACCCGGCGGGCCGCCCGGATCGGCTTCACGGTCACCGGGCTCGCCCTGTACGTGCTGTGGAACCTCACCACCCTGCTCGGCGCCCTGGGCGCCAAGGCGATCGGCGACACGCGCGCGTGGGGGCTGGATGCGGCCGGACCGGCCGTGTTCCTGGCCCTGCTCGCGCCGATGCTGACGACGGCGACCGAGCGCGCGGTCGCGGGCCTCGCGGTGCTGCTCGGCCTCGGCCTGCTGCCCGTGCTGCCGGCCGGCGTACCGGTCCTGGTGGCGGCGCTGGCCGCGCCGCTCGCCCTGTTCGTGTCGGGACGGCGCGCGGGCCGCGGCCCCGGGGACGCGCCCGAGGAGGCGGAGGCCCGGTGA
- a CDS encoding AzlD domain-containing protein, which translates to MNTWIAIGLTVLGCYAVKLAGLLVPAHVIERPLVRRLAALLPVALLAALTAQQTFAQGHALVLDARAAGLGAAAVALVLRAPFLVVVAAAVLVTAGVRALGG; encoded by the coding sequence GTGAACACCTGGATCGCGATCGGCCTGACCGTGCTCGGCTGCTACGCCGTCAAGCTCGCGGGTCTGCTGGTGCCGGCCCATGTCATCGAACGGCCCCTCGTGCGGCGGCTCGCTGCCCTGCTGCCCGTCGCCCTCCTGGCCGCGCTCACCGCGCAGCAGACGTTCGCCCAGGGGCACGCGCTGGTGCTGGACGCCCGGGCCGCGGGGCTCGGGGCGGCCGCCGTGGCCCTGGTGCTGCGCGCGCCGTTCCTGGTGGTCGTCGCGGCGGCCGTACTCGTGACGGCGGGCGTACGGGCCCTCGGCGGCTGA
- a CDS encoding DUF3046 domain-containing protein, giving the protein MRLTVFWQRMAEHFGPGYADTFARDHVMTELGGRTVNEALDAGWAAKDVWRVVCTVMDVPAERR; this is encoded by the coding sequence ATGCGGTTGACGGTCTTCTGGCAGCGGATGGCGGAGCACTTCGGTCCCGGGTACGCCGACACGTTCGCGCGCGACCACGTGATGACGGAGCTGGGCGGGCGCACGGTGAACGAGGCTCTGGACGCCGGCTGGGCGGCCAAGGACGTGTGGCGAGTGGTGTGCACCGTGATGGACGTGCCGGCGGAGCGGCGCTGA